One part of the Nitrosophilus kaiyonis genome encodes these proteins:
- a CDS encoding aminodeoxychorismate synthase component I: MDKISFLASKKIPFLFVIDFEGKNIFAEEIDSLKDIYFQIEDIKNFSSKNIKTKPKILKKESIDCEKYKKAFFKVQEEIKKGNTYLLNLTFPTKIKINADLLDIFYASKARFKLYFKDRFVCFSPERFIKIENNKIYTYPMKGTIDAKLPNAKKKILNNEKEMAEHIMVVDLLRNDLSMVSKNVKVKRFRYIEKIKAGEKELLQVSSEIEGELQKNWRENLGSLLKKLLPAGSISGTPKRKTVEIIKEVEGYKRGFFTGVFGIYDGENLDSAVMIRYIEKDKAGYIYKSGGGITIDSNLIDEYKEMIDKVYIPI, encoded by the coding sequence ATGGATAAGATCTCTTTTTTAGCTTCAAAAAAGATACCTTTTTTATTTGTTATTGATTTTGAAGGTAAAAATATTTTTGCTGAAGAGATAGACTCTTTAAAAGATATCTATTTTCAAATAGAAGATATTAAAAATTTCTCATCAAAAAATATTAAAACAAAACCAAAAATTTTAAAAAAAGAGTCAATAGATTGTGAAAAATATAAAAAAGCTTTTTTCAAAGTTCAAGAAGAGATAAAAAAGGGAAATACATATCTATTAAATCTCACCTTTCCAACAAAAATTAAGATAAATGCAGATCTTTTAGATATATTTTATGCTTCAAAAGCAAGATTTAAATTATATTTTAAAGATAGATTTGTCTGCTTCTCTCCAGAGAGATTTATAAAAATAGAAAATAACAAAATTTATACATATCCTATGAAAGGAACAATAGATGCAAAACTACCAAATGCCAAAAAAAAGATTTTAAACAATGAAAAAGAGATGGCAGAGCATATAATGGTTGTAGATCTGCTTAGAAATGATCTATCTATGGTTTCAAAAAATGTAAAAGTTAAAAGATTTAGATATATTGAAAAGATAAAAGCTGGTGAAAAAGAGCTTTTACAAGTTAGTAGTGAAATAGAAGGAGAGCTTCAAAAAAACTGGAGAGAAAATCTTGGGAGTTTACTTAAAAAACTACTGCCTGCTGGAAGTATCAGCGGAACACCAAAAAGAAAAACAGTAGAAATTATAAAAGAGGTTGAAGGATATAAAAGAGGCTTTTTTACAGGAGTTTTTGGCATATATGATGGAGAAAATCTTGATAGTGCTGTTATGATAAGATATATTGAAAAAGATAAAGCTGGATACATTTATAAGAGCGGAGGCGGGATAACAATAGATAGCAATTTAATAGATGAATATAAAGAGATGATAGATAAGGTTTATATACCGATTTAA
- the clpS gene encoding ATP-dependent Clp protease adapter ClpS, with translation MAVKKDTQTKEITKTKEPKLYKVFLLNDDYTTMDFVVEILCDIFHKSYEEAVQIMLLVHKNGKGLCGVYTYEIAETKIDEVHRRARANDFPLKAIMEEL, from the coding sequence TTGGCAGTAAAAAAAGATACACAAACAAAAGAGATAACAAAAACAAAGGAGCCAAAACTCTATAAAGTATTTTTATTAAATGATGATTATACAACTATGGATTTTGTAGTAGAGATTTTATGCGATATTTTTCATAAAAGTTATGAAGAAGCTGTACAGATTATGTTACTTGTTCATAAAAACGGCAAAGGTCTTTGCGGAGTATATACATATGAAATAGCGGAAACAAAGATTGATGAGGTTCATAGACGAGCCCGTGCAAACGATTTTCCGTTAAAGGCAATAATGGAGGAATTATGA
- a CDS encoding C39 family peptidase, whose translation MREFLKAIIILFFIINIGNAENKKLKHATVPVYINTGFGSIMIRPKVKSQDEIKSKNVIKQKFDFSCGSATCATLFNFYLNDPISEKEAVEGLFKYGNKRNIIKNRGFSLLDIKKFANAKGYKVLGYKTDIEGLVELGKPAIVAIVLGKYKHFVVFRGVYKGRVFLADPALGNTIVSISEFKKIWFRNIALIIEPKSKKIDNKLKISKEDEIMVNSEKLRSLLLNQQIQMFRSPKEF comes from the coding sequence ATGAGAGAATTTTTAAAGGCTATTATAATACTCTTTTTCATTATAAACATAGGAAATGCAGAAAATAAAAAACTTAAACATGCAACAGTACCAGTTTACATAAATACAGGTTTTGGCTCAATAATGATAAGGCCAAAAGTTAAATCTCAAGATGAGATAAAATCAAAAAATGTTATAAAACAGAAATTTGATTTTAGCTGCGGTTCTGCCACTTGCGCTACACTTTTTAATTTTTACCTAAATGATCCAATAAGTGAAAAAGAAGCAGTTGAAGGATTGTTTAAATATGGAAATAAGAGAAATATTATAAAAAATAGAGGATTTTCTCTTTTAGATATTAAAAAATTTGCTAATGCGAAAGGTTATAAAGTTTTAGGATATAAAACAGATATTGAGGGCCTTGTTGAACTTGGAAAACCAGCTATAGTAGCAATAGTACTTGGGAAATATAAACATTTTGTTGTCTTTAGAGGAGTATATAAAGGTAGAGTTTTTTTAGCTGATCCAGCTTTAGGAAATACTATAGTATCAATAAGTGAATTTAAAAAAATATGGTTTAGAAATATTGCACTTATAATAGAACCAAAAAGTAAAAAAATAGATAATAAACTTAAAATAAGTAAAGAAGATGAAATAATGGTCAATTCAGAAAAATTAAGAAGTTTACTATTAAATCAGCAGATTCAAATGTTTAGGTCCCCTAAAGAGTTTTAA
- the clpA gene encoding ATP-dependent Clp protease ATP-binding subunit ClpA — protein sequence MISNELNTIFKEAVKLAKQNRHEYLTVEHIFLALLSNKEGQRILKNVGANIEILKEKLEEHLKNTLKPLPADVVREPFETVALSRVIENMIRHIQSAEKKEATVGDLLAAIFDEEHSYSVYLLKEQGIKKVDILEAISHPVHEGEVVEQEEEEEETYLGKFTQNLVKEAKKGKIDPVIGRDKEIERVLQILCRRKKNNPLLVGEPGVGKTAIAEGIAIKIANNEIPDVLRGATLYSLDMGSLLAGTKYRGDFEKRLKGVLEELKQKKNSIVFIDEIHTLVGAGATQGGSMDASNLLKPALASGAIKCIGATTYSEFRNFLEKDRALSRRFAKVDVKEPDLETSFKILKGLKEKYEKHHNVRYTINALRSAVELSDKYINDRQLPDKAIDLIDEVGASFHLRKKKRSVVTSNDIEDVIARMLNLPPARVTKDDIEILENLEERLQKGVLGQKEAIDRISMAIKRSRAGLNPPNKPIGSFLFVGPTGVGKTELARELARTLGVHFERFDMSEYMEKHAVSRLIGAPPGYVGYEEGGLLTETIRKHPHTVLLLDEIEKAHPDLINILLQVMDNATLTDNYGNVADFKHVILIMTSNVGATEANVMGFKKESVSKFDEALKQFFTPEFRNRLDAIIRFKPLSLDIVEGIVDKFINELNEQLESKNIVIKLTKRAKKYLAQKGYSEELGARPLARLISDEIKTPLTNEILFGKLKHGGEVTIDTKKEKLEFKIK from the coding sequence ATGATAAGTAATGAATTAAACACAATTTTTAAAGAAGCAGTAAAACTTGCTAAACAAAACAGACATGAATATTTAACTGTTGAACATATCTTTTTAGCACTTCTCTCAAATAAAGAGGGGCAAAGAATATTGAAAAATGTTGGTGCAAATATTGAAATTTTAAAAGAAAAATTAGAAGAGCATTTAAAAAATACACTTAAGCCTTTGCCAGCCGATGTTGTTAGAGAGCCATTTGAGACAGTTGCTCTATCACGTGTTATAGAAAATATGATTAGACACATTCAAAGTGCAGAAAAGAAAGAGGCAACAGTTGGTGATCTGTTAGCAGCTATTTTTGATGAGGAGCACTCATATAGTGTATATCTTTTAAAAGAGCAAGGTATTAAAAAAGTTGATATTTTAGAAGCTATTTCTCATCCTGTACATGAGGGTGAAGTTGTTGAACAAGAGGAAGAGGAAGAAGAAACATATCTTGGAAAATTTACACAAAACCTTGTAAAAGAAGCAAAAAAAGGAAAAATTGATCCAGTTATTGGAAGAGATAAAGAGATTGAAAGAGTATTGCAAATTTTATGTAGAAGAAAGAAAAACAATCCTCTTTTAGTGGGTGAGCCAGGAGTTGGAAAAACAGCAATTGCAGAGGGGATAGCTATAAAAATTGCAAATAATGAGATACCAGATGTTTTAAGAGGAGCAACACTTTACTCTCTTGATATGGGCTCACTTCTTGCAGGAACAAAATATAGAGGTGATTTTGAGAAAAGATTGAAAGGTGTTTTAGAGGAGTTAAAGCAGAAAAAAAACTCGATTGTTTTTATTGACGAGATTCATACTCTTGTGGGAGCAGGTGCAACTCAAGGTGGAAGTATGGATGCATCAAACCTGTTAAAACCAGCTCTGGCAAGCGGAGCGATAAAATGTATTGGTGCAACTACATACTCTGAATTTAGAAACTTTTTGGAAAAAGATAGAGCTTTGAGCCGAAGATTTGCAAAAGTTGATGTGAAAGAGCCAGACCTTGAGACAAGTTTTAAAATATTAAAAGGTTTAAAAGAAAAATATGAAAAACATCATAATGTGAGATATACGATAAATGCTTTGAGAAGCGCAGTTGAACTGTCAGATAAATATATCAATGATAGACAGCTACCTGATAAAGCAATAGATCTTATAGATGAGGTGGGAGCGAGTTTTCATCTAAGAAAGAAAAAAAGAAGTGTTGTAACTTCAAATGATATTGAAGATGTAATAGCGAGAATGCTAAATCTTCCACCAGCTAGAGTTACAAAAGATGATATTGAAATTTTGGAAAATCTTGAAGAAAGATTACAAAAAGGTGTTCTTGGACAAAAAGAGGCAATTGATAGAATATCAATGGCTATAAAAAGAAGTAGAGCTGGACTAAATCCTCCAAATAAACCAATTGGTTCATTTTTATTTGTTGGACCAACTGGTGTTGGAAAAACTGAATTAGCACGTGAGTTGGCAAGAACACTTGGTGTTCATTTTGAAAGATTTGATATGAGTGAATATATGGAAAAACATGCTGTATCAAGACTAATAGGTGCGCCTCCTGGATATGTGGGCTATGAAGAAGGTGGATTATTAACTGAAACAATTAGAAAGCATCCTCATACAGTATTGCTTTTAGATGAGATTGAAAAAGCTCATCCAGATCTTATAAATATTTTGTTGCAGGTAATGGATAATGCAACACTTACTGATAATTATGGAAATGTTGCAGATTTTAAACATGTAATTCTTATAATGACATCAAATGTTGGTGCAACTGAAGCAAATGTTATGGGATTTAAAAAAGAGTCTGTAAGCAAATTTGATGAGGCTTTGAAACAGTTTTTTACACCTGAATTTAGAAATAGACTTGATGCAATAATTAGATTTAAGCCATTGAGCTTGGATATTGTTGAAGGAATAGTTGATAAATTTATAAATGAGCTAAATGAGCAGCTTGAATCAAAAAATATAGTTATAAAATTGACAAAAAGAGCAAAAAAATATCTTGCTCAAAAAGGATATAGCGAAGAGCTTGGTGCAAGACCTCTTGCAAGACTAATAAGTGATGAGATAAAAACTCCGCTGACAAATGAGATACTATTTGGTAAATTAAAACATGGCGGAGAAGTTACTATAGATACAAAAAAAGAAAAACTTGAATTTAAAATCAAATGA
- a CDS encoding glycine zipper 2TM domain-containing protein, whose translation MKKFALMVMMIFAVSSFAEIFSYTEYLPVYKSEKIYRIITKRVPYQECWEEEVPVSESGNEGTVGALIGGVAGGILGHQIGKGSGKTAATIGGAIVGTIVGKSLAERQARPGYQIVKRCRTRYQESKERIIEYKNYATFNGQEIVKYSSTPLKEIKVRVTIEY comes from the coding sequence ATGAAAAAGTTTGCTTTAATGGTTATGATGATATTTGCAGTATCTAGTTTTGCTGAAATATTTTCATATACTGAATATCTCCCTGTATATAAAAGTGAAAAAATATATAGAATCATAACAAAAAGAGTTCCTTATCAAGAGTGCTGGGAAGAAGAAGTTCCTGTATCTGAAAGTGGCAATGAGGGAACAGTTGGAGCATTAATAGGTGGCGTTGCTGGAGGGATTTTAGGTCATCAGATAGGAAAAGGAAGTGGAAAAACTGCTGCAACTATAGGTGGTGCTATTGTTGGAACAATTGTTGGGAAATCTTTGGCTGAAAGACAGGCAAGACCAGGCTATCAGATAGTTAAAAGATGTAGAACAAGATATCAAGAGAGCAAAGAGAGAATAATTGAATATAAAAATTATGCAACATTTAATGGACAAGAGATAGTAAAATATAGCTCAACTCCGCTAAAAGAGATAAAAGTAAGAGTAACTATTGAATATTAA
- a CDS encoding aspartate carbamoyltransferase catalytic subunit, whose translation MAKHLLQTGDLTKEEIEEIFDDAKDFLIKKPKSLLKNKLIITIFFESSTRTRSSFEVAAKRLGAEVVSLDVSRSSTKKGETLYDTAANLDAMGPNAIVVRHAHAGVPNILAKYVNCSLINGGDGAHAHPTQALLDLFTIKKYLGDVKNRKIAIVGDIKNSRVANSNISLLKRFGMDITLVAPPHFLPKRDDVKMSYSLKKIIDEVDVIMSLRTQTERHKLPFYASLKDYASDFCITKDLIKDKDIIILHPGPVHRNIDISDEVLADPRCKVLEQVKNGVAVRMAVLKKLIMENG comes from the coding sequence TTGGCAAAACATCTTTTACAAACGGGAGATCTAACAAAAGAAGAGATTGAAGAGATATTTGATGATGCAAAAGATTTTCTTATTAAAAAACCAAAAAGCTTATTAAAAAACAAGCTTATAATTACTATATTTTTTGAAAGCTCTACAAGAACAAGAAGCTCTTTTGAAGTGGCAGCAAAAAGGCTTGGAGCTGAAGTTGTAAGTTTGGATGTATCAAGAAGCTCTACAAAAAAAGGAGAAACTTTATATGATACTGCAGCAAATCTTGATGCAATGGGACCAAATGCAATAGTTGTGAGACATGCTCATGCTGGAGTTCCAAATATTTTGGCAAAGTATGTAAACTGTTCTTTGATTAATGGCGGTGATGGAGCTCATGCTCATCCAACTCAGGCTCTTTTAGATCTTTTTACAATAAAAAAATATTTAGGCGATGTAAAAAACAGAAAAATAGCTATAGTTGGAGATATTAAAAATTCTCGAGTTGCAAACTCTAATATATCTTTACTTAAAAGATTTGGTATGGATATAACACTGGTAGCACCGCCTCATTTTCTGCCAAAAAGAGATGATGTAAAGATGAGCTACTCTTTAAAAAAAATTATAGATGAAGTGGATGTGATTATGAGTCTTAGAACTCAAACAGAAAGACATAAACTCCCTTTTTATGCAAGTTTGAAAGATTATGCAAGCGATTTTTGTATAACAAAAGATTTAATAAAAGATAAAGATATTATTATCCTTCATCCTGGACCTGTTCACAGAAACATTGATATTAGCGATGAGGTTTTGGCTGATCCTAGATGCAAAGTATTAGAACAGGTAAAAAATGGTGTTGCAGTTAGAATGGCAGTTTTGAAAAAGCTAATAATGGAAAATGGATAA
- the bioD gene encoding dethiobiotin synthase has translation MSKRVFITATNTGIGKTFTTLSLLQECETLGIKAGVFKPIETGVAQICNDGTKLLEKCQEFNNNFRKFMVGDIVPYRFTLPAAPYVAKKDIKIDIDFLLEKIDILEKECDVLFIEGAGGLMVPVEKDIFMIDLIKIFDSTTLLVTPSRLGCINDTLLSIEALKRRDINFEWCVNLYEDKDSFYEVTFPFYKDYFEEILILQNDRKKILERLLSS, from the coding sequence ATGAGCAAAAGAGTTTTTATTACAGCTACAAACACCGGCATTGGTAAAACATTTACCACATTATCTCTTTTACAAGAGTGTGAAACTTTAGGTATCAAAGCCGGAGTTTTTAAGCCAATCGAAACGGGAGTAGCGCAAATTTGTAATGATGGTACCAAACTTTTAGAAAAATGTCAAGAGTTTAATAATAATTTTAGGAAATTTATGGTAGGGGACATAGTTCCATATAGATTTACTCTTCCAGCAGCCCCATATGTGGCTAAAAAAGATATCAAAATTGACATAGATTTTTTACTTGAAAAAATAGACATTTTAGAAAAAGAGTGCGATGTTTTATTTATTGAAGGCGCTGGTGGATTAATGGTACCTGTAGAAAAAGATATTTTTATGATTGATTTAATAAAAATATTTGATTCAACTACTCTTTTGGTAACTCCAAGCCGTCTTGGCTGTATTAATGATACTTTATTATCTATAGAGGCATTAAAAAGAAGGGATATCAATTTTGAATGGTGTGTAAATTTATATGAAGATAAAGATAGTTTTTATGAAGTTACTTTCCCTTTTTATAAAGACTATTTTGAAGAAATTTTAATATTGCAAAATGATAGAAAAAAGATATTGGAGAGATTGTTGAGTAGTTAA
- a CDS encoding sensor domain-containing diguanylate cyclase, which yields MEQFAHFTNSSITNSQNLGNSLLDEIRYFFQRLSFKRPPDSFTKNGQMTKKKTAPISKNELLNSEVFMEIFDFCNELIYIKDLNFRYIWFNNKFKKIFLEKVSDIKKIDDFDIFDYDFAYKLKKTERYVVLNKTPALFDYNYLDKFYHIKIVPIKKDNILIGIAGIIEDRTEFKRKVDDLLELNEYLKKRCTIFENLSMIDPLTQVYNKRKFNNILEKEIERAKRYNEPLSLILFDIDNFKNINDKYGHLTGDIVLKSIIDSVKSNIRKIDILSRIGGDEFAIIVPNTNIENSINLARKLNSDIEKIKIKNIKEKISCSFGVAEYKKNENFTDFFKRADNALYKSKKEGKNRISFIK from the coding sequence ATGGAACAATTTGCCCATTTCACAAACTCTTCTATAACAAACAGCCAAAATCTTGGCAATTCTCTTCTGGATGAAATCCGATACTTCTTTCAAAGGCTCTCTTTTAAAAGACCTCCTGATTCTTTTACAAAAAATGGGCAAATGACAAAGAAAAAAACCGCTCCTATTTCTAAAAATGAACTTTTGAATAGTGAAGTTTTTATGGAGATATTTGATTTTTGTAATGAGCTTATTTATATAAAAGATTTAAATTTTAGATATATATGGTTCAATAATAAATTTAAAAAAATTTTTTTAGAAAAAGTATCAGATATTAAAAAAATAGATGATTTTGATATTTTTGATTATGATTTTGCATACAAATTAAAAAAAACTGAAAGATATGTTGTTTTAAATAAAACACCTGCATTATTTGATTATAACTATTTAGATAAATTTTATCATATAAAAATTGTTCCTATAAAAAAAGATAATATTCTTATAGGTATTGCTGGAATCATCGAAGATAGAACAGAATTTAAAAGAAAAGTAGATGATTTGTTAGAATTAAATGAATACCTAAAAAAAAGATGTACAATTTTTGAAAACTTATCAATGATAGACCCATTAACTCAAGTATATAACAAAAGAAAATTCAATAACATATTAGAAAAAGAGATAGAAAGAGCAAAAAGATATAATGAACCTTTATCTTTAATCTTATTCGATATAGATAATTTTAAAAATATAAACGATAAATATGGGCATTTAACAGGAGATATTGTATTAAAATCAATAATTGATTCGGTAAAGTCTAATATTAGAAAAATTGATATCCTATCTAGAATCGGTGGTGATGAATTTGCAATAATTGTTCCAAATACAAATATTGAAAATTCAATCAATCTTGCAAGAAAATTAAATAGTGATATTGAAAAAATAAAAATTAAAAATATAAAAGAGAAAATTAGCTGTAGTTTTGGGGTGGCTGAGTATAAAAAAAATGAAAATTTTACAGATTTTTTTAAAAGAGCTGATAATGCTTTATATAAATCAAAAAAAGAGGGAAAAAATAGGATATCATTTATAAAATAA
- a CDS encoding cache domain-containing protein, protein MKYFNEEKLPLLNFISNIFIIFLLMISIGYILIIKEYNDFKIKSKNIENEFKEEYRKRLKTEVDRVVDYINYYKSQTEYRLKNEIKNRVYQANDIATYIYNKYKNLEDSKKIKSRIKDALLPIRWRNGYSYLWIVDTNGTAVLFPINPNIENQNIIDYKDANGRYILKEAKNIVLNQNEGYITKIFVTPPNKKELFEQIAFVKLFKPFNWIIGTGETLNDIEKDIKQEILKRVYYMRFNKEGYFGVIDFEGNILCHPFIKRGTNILKTDNKKYKKIGEKLIEIGKQGGFLTYDFRKLTSNKIAKKLTYTKSIKDWGWIVYAGIYLDDLQKKILDKQKELEKELNEKIKILLFIFGSFSLLALLLSLAFSNKLNAIFENYRKKIEYRTKRLEKLNEELKEKEKQAQAASKAKTIFISNISHDIRTPLNAILGYAQILNKDVNLDEIQKEKINKILKHGNYLLELLDDIIEISKIETGKIGINEENFDLKKFLENIKEMYEDKAKSKGLKWDVIGIPKKETFVKGDKKKLFRVLINLLSNAFKYTDSGEIKLIITPKENNVYEFSIIDTGIGIEKEEQKNIFEIFTQAKSGQERGGKGLGLSIAYKYIKLMGGELKLESEPRKGSKFYFEIKLKPSIEKKQEIKKSEENYKKQNIENISNKFTIEKKLKEKIINLAKMGNITNLKKEITNIENQNLKNRLFEYINSFDLENLILFLNSIKEK, encoded by the coding sequence ATGAAATATTTTAATGAGGAAAAACTTCCTCTTTTAAATTTTATAAGTAATATATTTATTATATTTTTATTAATGATATCCATAGGATATATTTTAATAATAAAAGAGTATAACGATTTTAAAATCAAATCGAAAAATATAGAAAATGAATTTAAAGAAGAGTATAGAAAAAGATTAAAAACAGAAGTTGATAGGGTTGTTGACTATATAAACTACTATAAATCTCAAACTGAATATAGACTAAAAAATGAGATAAAAAATAGAGTTTATCAAGCCAATGATATTGCCACATATATATACAACAAATATAAAAATTTAGAAGATTCAAAAAAAATAAAATCAAGAATAAAAGATGCATTACTTCCTATTAGATGGCGAAATGGTTATAGTTACTTATGGATAGTTGATACAAATGGAACTGCTGTACTTTTTCCAATTAATCCAAATATTGAAAATCAAAATATTATTGATTATAAAGATGCAAATGGAAGATATATATTAAAAGAGGCAAAAAATATTGTTTTAAATCAAAATGAAGGATATATAACAAAAATATTTGTTACTCCTCCAAATAAAAAAGAGCTTTTTGAGCAAATAGCCTTTGTAAAACTTTTTAAACCTTTCAATTGGATAATAGGAACTGGCGAAACCTTAAATGATATAGAAAAAGATATAAAACAAGAGATTTTAAAAAGAGTTTATTATATGAGATTTAACAAAGAGGGTTATTTTGGTGTAATAGATTTTGAAGGAAATATTTTATGTCATCCTTTTATAAAAAGAGGTACAAATATATTAAAAACAGACAATAAAAAGTATAAAAAAATTGGTGAAAAACTTATAGAAATAGGCAAACAAGGTGGTTTTTTGACATATGACTTCAGAAAATTAACATCAAACAAAATTGCAAAAAAACTTACATACACAAAATCTATAAAAGATTGGGGATGGATAGTTTATGCAGGAATTTATCTGGATGATTTGCAAAAAAAGATTTTGGATAAACAAAAAGAACTTGAAAAAGAGTTAAATGAGAAAATAAAAATACTTCTTTTTATATTTGGATCCTTTTCTTTACTTGCTCTTTTATTATCATTAGCTTTTTCTAATAAACTTAATGCAATTTTTGAAAATTATAGAAAAAAGATAGAGTATAGAACAAAAAGACTTGAAAAATTGAATGAAGAGTTAAAAGAGAAAGAGAAGCAAGCACAAGCTGCAAGTAAAGCAAAAACTATATTTATTTCAAATATATCCCATGATATAAGAACACCTTTAAATGCTATACTTGGTTATGCACAAATTCTTAATAAAGATGTAAATTTAGATGAGATTCAAAAAGAGAAAATAAATAAAATATTAAAACATGGAAACTATCTGCTTGAACTTTTAGATGATATTATAGAAATATCAAAAATAGAAACTGGGAAAATTGGTATAAATGAAGAAAATTTTGATCTTAAAAAATTTTTAGAAAATATTAAGGAAATGTATGAGGATAAAGCAAAATCAAAAGGACTTAAATGGGACGTAATAGGAATACCCAAAAAAGAGACTTTTGTTAAAGGTGATAAGAAAAAACTTTTTAGAGTTTTGATAAATCTTTTAAGTAATGCTTTTAAATATACAGATTCTGGAGAGATAAAATTAATAATCACTCCTAAAGAAAATAATGTGTATGAGTTTTCTATAATTGATACAGGTATTGGTATAGAAAAAGAGGAACAAAAAAACATATTTGAAATATTTACACAAGCAAAATCTGGGCAAGAAAGAGGAGGTAAAGGTCTTGGTTTATCAATAGCATACAAATATATAAAATTAATGGGTGGGGAGTTAAAACTTGAATCTGAGCCAAGAAAAGGAAGCAAATTCTATTTTGAAATAAAACTAAAACCATCAATAGAAAAAAAACAAGAAATTAAAAAGAGTGAAGAAAATTATAAAAAACAAAATATTGAAAATATTTCAAATAAATTTACCATAGAAAAAAAATTAAAAGAAAAAATTATAAATTTAGCAAAAATGGGAAATATAACAAATCTTAAAAAAGAGATAACCAATATAGAAAATCAAAATTTAAAAAATAGGCTTTTTGAATATATTAATAGCTTTGATTTAGAAAATTTGATACTTTTTTTAAATAGCATAAAGGAGAAATGA
- the aat gene encoding leucyl/phenylalanyl-tRNA--protein transferase, producing MRELIISKIDKYSYIFPDPRYSSKEGLVAFGGDLSPNRLLSAYKKGIFPWYSEGDPILWWSPDPRFVLYPDSLKISRSLKKTLKKNIFEIKVDTNFYEVIKNCSQIKRKNQEGTWILPEIIEAFVNLHEMGFAHSIEVYKDSELVGGLYGISLGAAFFGESMFSKVSDASKVALVKLVEISKKFEFDFIDCQIPSDHLKRMGAIEIDRNRFLDELEIAMQKPGKVGKWN from the coding sequence ATGAGAGAATTGATAATATCAAAAATTGATAAATACTCCTATATTTTCCCCGATCCAAGATACTCCTCCAAAGAAGGCCTTGTAGCCTTTGGAGGAGATTTAAGCCCCAATAGATTACTAAGTGCATATAAAAAAGGAATTTTTCCTTGGTATAGTGAAGGCGATCCAATTCTATGGTGGTCTCCAGATCCAAGATTTGTTTTATATCCAGATAGTCTTAAAATATCAAGAAGTCTTAAAAAAACTCTCAAAAAAAATATTTTTGAAATAAAAGTTGATACGAATTTTTATGAGGTTATTAAAAACTGCTCTCAGATTAAAAGAAAAAATCAAGAAGGAACATGGATATTACCTGAAATCATTGAAGCTTTTGTAAATCTTCATGAGATGGGTTTTGCTCACTCCATTGAAGTTTATAAAGATAGTGAGTTAGTTGGAGGGCTTTATGGAATTAGTCTTGGGGCTGCTTTTTTTGGAGAATCCATGTTTAGCAAAGTGAGTGATGCAAGCAAAGTTGCTCTTGTAAAACTTGTAGAGATTTCAAAAAAGTTTGAATTTGATTTTATTGATTGTCAAATACCAAGTGATCATCTAAAAAGAATGGGTGCTATTGAAATAGATAGAAATAGATTTTTAGATGAACTTGAAATTGCAATGCAAAAACCCGGAAAAGTAGGGAAATGGAATTAG